A window of Thermincola ferriacetica contains these coding sequences:
- the rpoE gene encoding DNA-directed RNA polymerase subunit delta, translating to MGNTVGLHAQMSEVDLAHAILKAKGQPLYYRELIEQVLEVKPVTGKDLGHIIAGIHTELNLDGRFVHIGHGVWGLREWAPDKGTHIESLDDDYDN from the coding sequence ATGGGCAATACGGTTGGTTTACATGCTCAGATGTCTGAAGTGGATTTAGCCCACGCTATTTTAAAAGCAAAGGGTCAACCACTTTATTACAGGGAATTGATAGAGCAGGTGTTGGAAGTAAAACCGGTGACAGGAAAAGACCTGGGACATATTATAGCCGGAATTCACACAGAACTGAATCTCGATGGGCGATTTGTCCATATTGGCCATGGTGTATGGGGCCTGCGGGAATGGGCGCCGGACAAAGGTACACATATCGAATCGTTAGATGACGATTATGACAATTAA
- the argS gene encoding arginine--tRNA ligase, translating into MKSVLERLKDNLIEVIKIAVIKAKEAGDISFEEIPDFVLEVPRERGHGDFATNIAMLLTRQARMAPRQIAEAIVKQLDKSDLPIVNIEVAGPGFINFYLSAEWLYDVLPEIEDQGAKYGYSSVGNGLKVQVEFVSANPTGLLHMGNARGAALGDSMASLLAAAGFDVQREFYINDAGNQIENFGKSLEARYFQLLGRDVAFPEDGYHGQDIIDTVQGIIDREGNKYLSLDSRLRRELLVKEALNEKLDGIRKSLADFGVKYDVWFSEQTLHDSGAVEQVLNELREKGYIYEHEGALWFKATEFGDEKDEVVVRSNGTPTYFAADIAYHKNKFDRGFQWVINIWGADHHGHVNRLKGAMQALGYDPDKLQVVIMQLVRLFRGGEIVRMSKRSGEFVTLDDLVEEVGKDAARYFFVMRSPDSHLDFDMDLAKSKSNDNPVYYIQYAHARICSIFRQVQESGISVPSARNINPAVLKQAAELELLRKLADFPTEVAEAAVNLEPHRMARYLHELAGIFHSFYNSNRVIIEDKDIRDARLVLVKSVQQVLKTGLALLGLTAPESM; encoded by the coding sequence ATGAAAAGTGTTCTGGAAAGACTGAAAGATAATCTTATTGAAGTAATCAAAATTGCGGTTATAAAAGCAAAAGAGGCGGGAGATATCTCCTTTGAAGAAATTCCTGATTTTGTTTTAGAGGTGCCAAGGGAGAGGGGGCATGGCGATTTTGCCACCAATATTGCCATGTTGTTGACCAGGCAGGCCAGAATGGCGCCGCGGCAAATTGCGGAAGCGATTGTCAAACAACTTGATAAGTCTGATTTGCCCATTGTTAACATAGAAGTAGCTGGGCCGGGGTTTATTAATTTTTACCTAAGTGCAGAATGGTTATATGATGTTTTGCCGGAGATAGAGGACCAGGGAGCTAAATACGGTTACAGTTCCGTAGGAAATGGCCTTAAAGTCCAGGTTGAATTTGTCAGCGCCAACCCTACCGGGCTTTTACATATGGGCAATGCCAGGGGGGCCGCTTTGGGCGACAGTATGGCCAGCCTGCTGGCGGCTGCCGGTTTCGACGTACAAAGAGAGTTTTATATAAATGATGCCGGTAACCAGATCGAAAACTTCGGCAAATCGCTGGAGGCGAGGTATTTCCAACTTCTTGGCCGGGACGTGGCTTTTCCGGAAGACGGATACCACGGGCAGGATATTATAGATACGGTGCAGGGAATCATTGACCGGGAAGGGAATAAATACCTTTCTTTGGATTCCCGGTTAAGAAGGGAATTACTGGTCAAGGAGGCCCTAAATGAAAAACTGGACGGTATCAGGAAGTCTCTGGCAGATTTTGGCGTGAAATACGATGTTTGGTTCAGTGAACAAACCCTACATGATTCCGGCGCGGTGGAACAGGTTTTAAATGAACTGCGGGAAAAAGGTTACATATACGAGCATGAGGGCGCATTGTGGTTTAAAGCTACAGAGTTTGGGGACGAAAAGGATGAAGTAGTGGTTCGCAGTAATGGGACACCGACTTATTTTGCAGCGGACATAGCTTATCATAAAAACAAGTTTGACCGCGGGTTTCAGTGGGTCATCAATATCTGGGGAGCGGACCATCATGGACATGTCAACCGCTTAAAAGGAGCCATGCAGGCTTTGGGATATGACCCTGACAAACTTCAGGTTGTTATAATGCAGTTAGTCCGGTTGTTCCGAGGCGGGGAAATCGTCAGGATGTCCAAACGCAGCGGCGAGTTTGTGACCCTGGATGACCTGGTGGAGGAAGTGGGTAAAGATGCGGCCAGATATTTCTTTGTTATGAGAAGTCCTGACAGCCATTTGGATTTTGATATGGACCTGGCCAAGTCTAAATCTAATGATAACCCTGTTTATTATATCCAGTATGCGCATGCCAGAATTTGTAGCATTTTCAGGCAAGTACAGGAAAGCGGTATTTCTGTTCCTTCGGCCCGAAACATAAATCCTGCCGTCCTGAAGCAAGCTGCGGAACTGGAACTATTGCGCAAGCTGGCCGATTTTCCGACAGAAGTGGCGGAAGCGGCTGTTAACCTGGAGCCGCATAGAATGGCTCGCTACCTGCATGAATTAGCAGGCATTTTCCACAGTTTTTATAACAGTAACCGGGTTATAATCGAAGACAAAGACATCCGGGATGCCAGGTTAGTTTTAGTCAAGTCTGTTCAGCAGGTATTAAAGACAGGTCTTGCTTTGTTAGGCTTGACGGCGCCGGAAAGCATGTAA